From Haloglomus litoreum, the proteins below share one genomic window:
- a CDS encoding PQQ-binding-like beta-propeller repeat protein: MAPSLGGALVGRALPALALVACLLLAGCALPGGTDGGDDGDLTASVDWVAGDSEILGNHHSPGVGRLPDTDGPDGVVVAHPLGGRGDRAGCRLLALNGSGGERWTEPVPPEHCTIHAVADPTVADFLGGPAPEVIASTTEAETVAYDARTGQRRFAVSLTDYGYVTPVVANLTGDDAPELVTLDARGELFVVRPDGVVWRRSLDAYTFADPSVDDFDADGAPELVLGLGDGRVLALTGNGVREWNTSLSEAVVWAEAADVDEDAAVEFLVTTFDGEVLALDGRTGEVEWRYGGAGDLAAVGPALDGDGDGGHEVYVTGKDARVRALDGGTGEVEWTSEPLSEAPLRSVPPAVAGDVDGDGTDEIVAVTGDGVVGVLAGDGTVRATYDRGGDRALYTPAVTADLDDDGRDEVLVPYGDGRLHAVSFD, from the coding sequence ATGGCACCCTCGCTGGGCGGCGCGCTCGTCGGCCGCGCGCTCCCCGCGCTCGCGCTCGTCGCCTGCCTCCTCCTCGCGGGCTGTGCCCTGCCCGGTGGAACCGACGGCGGGGACGACGGCGACCTCACCGCCAGCGTCGACTGGGTGGCCGGCGACTCGGAGATCCTCGGCAACCACCACTCGCCCGGCGTGGGCCGACTCCCGGACACGGATGGTCCGGACGGCGTCGTCGTCGCCCACCCGCTCGGCGGCCGCGGCGACCGGGCGGGCTGTCGCCTGCTCGCGCTGAACGGGAGCGGCGGTGAGCGCTGGACGGAACCCGTTCCGCCCGAGCACTGCACCATCCACGCCGTCGCCGACCCGACCGTCGCGGACTTCCTCGGCGGCCCCGCACCGGAGGTCATCGCCTCCACGACCGAGGCCGAGACGGTCGCCTACGATGCGCGCACCGGACAGCGCCGCTTCGCCGTCTCGCTCACCGACTACGGCTACGTTACCCCCGTGGTCGCGAACCTGACCGGCGACGACGCCCCGGAACTCGTCACCCTCGACGCCCGCGGCGAGCTGTTCGTCGTCCGGCCGGACGGGGTGGTCTGGCGACGTTCGCTCGACGCCTACACCTTCGCCGACCCCTCGGTCGACGACTTCGACGCCGACGGCGCCCCCGAACTCGTCCTCGGCCTCGGTGACGGCCGCGTGCTCGCCCTCACCGGGAACGGTGTCCGCGAGTGGAACACCTCCCTCTCCGAGGCCGTCGTCTGGGCGGAGGCTGCCGACGTCGACGAGGACGCCGCGGTCGAGTTCCTCGTCACCACCTTCGACGGCGAGGTCCTCGCGCTGGATGGGCGGACGGGCGAGGTGGAGTGGCGCTACGGCGGCGCGGGCGACCTCGCGGCGGTCGGGCCCGCCCTCGACGGGGACGGCGACGGCGGGCACGAGGTGTACGTCACTGGCAAGGACGCCCGCGTGCGGGCGCTGGACGGTGGGACCGGCGAGGTCGAATGGACGAGCGAGCCGCTCTCGGAGGCACCGCTGCGCTCGGTGCCGCCGGCCGTCGCCGGGGACGTGGACGGCGATGGCACCGACGAGATCGTGGCCGTCACGGGCGACGGCGTCGTCGGCGTGCTGGCCGGCGACGGGACCGTCCGCGCGACGTACGACCGCGGCGGCGACCGGGCGCTCTACACGCCCGCCGTCACCGCCGACCTCGACGACGACGGCCGGGACGAGGTGCTGGTACCGTACGGTGACGGCCGGCTCCACGCCGTCTCGTTCGACTGA